A window from Bacteroidota bacterium encodes these proteins:
- a CDS encoding response regulator transcription factor translates to MSTIRVAIADDHKIFRKGVTLSLRPYTNIKFVLEAENGEDLLNGLAEAQPDVVLMDLRMPGKDGIEATKTISKQFPGIKVLVLSMYEDERFVFHMMENGANGYLLKNSEPQEIRRAIMDVFEKGYYLNNYVNRILLKRSHARNKTIPNLNSEITLTDKEKDVLRFICMEFTAQEIAQKMEISARTVESIKDRLMERFGSKNTAGLVFFAVKNNLIE, encoded by the coding sequence ATGAGCACAATCCGTGTAGCTATAGCCGATGACCATAAAATTTTCCGCAAAGGTGTTACACTTTCATTGCGTCCCTACACGAATATCAAATTTGTATTGGAAGCTGAAAATGGCGAAGATTTACTTAACGGGTTAGCCGAAGCGCAACCTGATGTTGTATTGATGGATTTACGTATGCCTGGTAAGGACGGCATTGAAGCAACCAAAACAATAAGCAAACAATTTCCGGGAATAAAAGTACTGGTGTTGAGCATGTATGAAGATGAGCGGTTCGTTTTTCATATGATGGAAAACGGTGCTAATGGCTACCTCCTGAAAAATTCAGAACCACAGGAAATACGCCGAGCTATTATGGATGTATTTGAAAAAGGTTATTACCTCAATAATTATGTCAACCGAATTTTGCTGAAACGTTCACATGCCCGTAATAAAACAATTCCCAACCTGAACAGCGAAATAACGCTGACCGATAAAGAAAAAGATGTACTACGATTTATCTGCATGGAATTTACTGCCCAGGAAATAGCGCAGAAAATGGAAATCAGTGCAAGAACAGTTGAATCAATTAAAGACAGATTGATGGAAAGATTTGGAAGCAAGAATACAGCCGGTCTTGTATTTTTTGCAGTTAAGAACAACCTGATAGAATAA
- a CDS encoding CoA transferase subunit B encodes MPLTKEQIAHRIARELKDGYYVNLGIGIPTLVANYIPAGVNVILQSENGLLGMGPFPFEGEEDPDLINAGKQTITTIPGSVFFDSAMSFGMIRAGKVDLTVLGAMEVSDEGDIANWKIPGKMVKGMGGAMDLVASAKNIIVAMMHTNPKGESKLLPQCTLPLTGVKCVKMIVSDLAVLDVTADGFKLIERAPGISVEEIKSKTAGRLIIEGDIPEMKF; translated from the coding sequence ATGCCACTGACTAAAGAACAAATAGCACACCGGATAGCCCGGGAGCTAAAAGATGGGTATTATGTAAATCTTGGTATTGGTATTCCAACTTTGGTGGCTAATTATATTCCTGCCGGAGTAAATGTTATTCTGCAAAGTGAAAATGGATTATTGGGTATGGGGCCGTTTCCTTTTGAAGGGGAAGAGGATCCTGATTTAATAAATGCCGGTAAGCAAACAATTACAACAATACCCGGCTCTGTTTTTTTTGATAGTGCTATGAGTTTTGGGATGATCCGTGCAGGTAAAGTTGATTTAACTGTACTCGGTGCAATGGAAGTAAGTGATGAAGGAGATATTGCTAACTGGAAAATACCCGGCAAAATGGTAAAAGGAATGGGCGGTGCAATGGATTTAGTGGCAAGTGCAAAAAATATTATTGTAGCAATGATGCATACCAATCCTAAAGGCGAATCAAAACTTTTACCTCAATGTACATTACCACTTACAGGAGTGAAATGCGTAAAGATGATTGTAAGTGATTTGGCAGTACTCGATGTTACAGCTGATGGTTTTAAGTTGATTGAAAGAGCACCGGGAATTTCTGTTGAAGAAATAAAAAGTAAAACTGCCGGAAGGCTGATTATAGAAGGAGATATTCCTGAGATGAAATTCTAG
- a CDS encoding CoA transferase subunit A codes for MMNKVVANAEAAIQDIDDGAVIMFGGFGLCGIPENCIKALVRKGTKNLTCISNNAGVDDFGIGLMLHQRQVRKMVSSYVGENAEFERQMLSGELEVELIPQGTLATRCMAAGYGMPAIYTPAGVGTEVANGKEVRNFNGNDYLLEYAFNADFAIVKAWKGDTDGNLIYHETARNFNPLMAMAGKITIAEVEELVQPGELNPDFIHTPGIFVHRIFQGMNYEKRIENRTVRKAILQSEVKNF; via the coding sequence ATTATGAATAAAGTTGTTGCAAATGCTGAAGCAGCAATACAGGATATTGATGATGGTGCCGTTATTATGTTCGGCGGATTTGGTTTGTGTGGGATTCCTGAAAATTGTATAAAAGCATTAGTAAGAAAAGGGACAAAAAATCTTACTTGTATTTCCAATAATGCTGGCGTAGATGATTTTGGCATTGGGCTAATGCTGCATCAAAGGCAGGTTAGAAAAATGGTATCATCTTATGTTGGCGAGAATGCTGAATTTGAAAGACAGATGCTAAGTGGCGAATTGGAAGTAGAACTGATACCACAGGGTACACTTGCTACAAGATGCATGGCTGCTGGCTATGGAATGCCGGCCATTTATACTCCCGCTGGTGTAGGTACTGAAGTAGCCAATGGAAAAGAAGTAAGAAATTTTAATGGTAATGATTATTTACTGGAATATGCTTTCAATGCTGACTTTGCTATTGTAAAAGCATGGAAAGGCGATACGGATGGCAACCTAATTTATCATGAAACGGCTCGCAATTTTAATCCGTTAATGGCGATGGCGGGTAAGATCACCATTGCAGAAGTAGAAGAATTAGTTCAACCGGGAGAATTAAACCCTGATTTCATACATACCCCGGGAATTTTTGTTCACCGTATTTTCCAGGGAATGAATTATGAAAAGAGAATAGAAAACAGAACTGTGAGAAAAGCAATTCTACAATCAGAAGTTAAAAATTTCTAA
- a CDS encoding DUF4296 domain-containing protein yields the protein MKKLLPVFVVILFFSCNQDNKVPGSIIEPVRMQELMWDLFRADAFITNFAGKGDTAFKQLKESVILYRQVFEIHKTNKEEFKKSLDWYQLHPVAMKRILDTLQGRQSKIMQERSKPVTTPPSDTLKI from the coding sequence ATGAAAAAATTACTTCCCGTCTTTGTTGTGATTTTATTTTTCTCTTGTAACCAGGATAACAAAGTGCCTGGTAGTATTATTGAACCGGTCCGTATGCAGGAACTGATGTGGGACCTATTCAGAGCTGATGCCTTTATCACCAATTTTGCCGGTAAAGGCGACACTGCATTTAAACAACTTAAAGAATCTGTAATACTATATCGCCAGGTATTTGAAATTCATAAAACAAATAAAGAAGAATTTAAAAAAAGCCTTGATTGGTATCAGCTGCATCCTGTAGCAATGAAAAGGATACTCGATACATTACAAGGTCGTCAAAGCAAAATAATGCAGGAACGATCAAAGCCGGTCACAACTCCCCCAAGCGATACCCTCAAAATCTGA
- a CDS encoding DUF4835 family protein, translated as MLKRIFIFIFLVTTCMNISAQEIQTRLTVVTSRISTKVDKKIFQTLQTQLTTFINNRKWSNDSYQPNEKIQCNFLLNIDQEMGNNIYKAKLTIQAARPVYNTTYDSPLINFIDDDITFRYQEFQPIEFNENRVQGNDPLAANLTAVFAYYVNVILGFDGNSFALRGGDTYFQKAWNIINNAPESKDITGWKSFESQRNRYWLSENINNSRFALIHDAIYSYYRSGLDIFIENEAEARNGVLNCLNFLNTINTENPNSMIIQFFFQGKSTELVKVFSKADPDTKTRARDILTKIDLTNAAAYKELK; from the coding sequence ATGCTTAAACGAATTTTCATTTTTATCTTTTTGGTCACAACCTGTATGAATATATCTGCACAGGAAATACAGACAAGGCTGACTGTTGTAACCAGCCGTATAAGTACAAAGGTTGATAAAAAGATATTTCAAACCCTCCAGACACAGCTTACCACTTTTATCAATAACCGAAAATGGTCAAATGATTCATATCAGCCGAATGAAAAAATTCAATGCAATTTTTTATTGAACATAGATCAGGAAATGGGCAATAATATATATAAGGCAAAACTAACAATACAGGCTGCCCGCCCGGTCTACAATACTACATATGATTCGCCGCTGATAAATTTTATTGATGATGATATCACATTTCGCTACCAGGAGTTTCAACCAATTGAATTCAATGAGAATCGTGTACAGGGTAATGATCCATTGGCAGCAAATCTTACAGCAGTATTCGCTTATTATGTGAATGTAATCCTTGGTTTTGATGGTAATTCATTTGCATTACGTGGCGGCGATACCTATTTTCAAAAAGCATGGAATATTATAAACAATGCCCCTGAATCAAAAGATATTACCGGGTGGAAGTCTTTTGAAAGCCAACGAAACCGTTATTGGCTTTCAGAAAATATCAATAATAGCCGCTTTGCACTGATTCATGATGCTATCTATTCCTATTATCGCAGTGGTTTGGATATTTTTATTGAAAATGAAGCAGAGGCTAGAAATGGAGTTCTTAACTGTCTTAATTTCCTCAATACTATCAATACTGAAAACCCCAACTCAATGATTATCCAGTTTTTCTTCCAGGGGAAAAGTACTGAGTTGGTAAAAGTATTCAGCAAAGCTGATCCGGACACCAAAACAAGGGCAAGAGATATTCTTACTAAAATAGATTTAACCAATGCCGCTGCTTATAAAGAGCTGAAATGA